In Hemitrygon akajei chromosome 9, sHemAka1.3, whole genome shotgun sequence, the following are encoded in one genomic region:
- the LOC140733017 gene encoding uncharacterized protein — MPRRKQSNPQPVKSSGGLEFADAGDNGDFPPSCKRLKVEKDFQTAAQAESTARPPSASRDSRDAPFPQTNGFVSQCHLEASMEVALEEDCSLEESSLYCESLSQTKVPGDEELYKCSYCSYTAKQADKLKHHFLIHEGQKASRCVKEPDQSQRRPVECTGCHIACDHMITPAQHASQPSTEMKDGTVSRKPVPSQTGNTSAAMGSEKKFYNCSYCNYTSSLMGNLQRHIRIHLGEKPFKCDQCYYATGQSGNLKRHKLIHTQKKSFICNQCDYASVQMGNLKRHMLTHSRKKCFKCGQCEYEGESMADLMRHKQNHKDDKGSMDNPQADTVEVKESSEEKPYKCLYCSYASPLLGNLQRHTRIHLGEKPFKCDKCSYSSCQMGNLKRHLLTHTREKMLSCRHCGYVCSNAMDLRQHKQIHVKVKLSPDEVKPPVSEQSTSDSVPSEPAEMGAGDKKPYKCSYCDYTSLLLGNLQRHTRIHLGEKPFKCDQCDYATYQSGHLKRHRQTHMHKRSLKCRLCDCVCGNMTELKQHQQEHTTSSGSGEKKPYKCTYCNYVSSLSGNLQRHLRIHLGEKPFKCDQCEYASHQSGNLKRHLLTHTRPKSFKCGICYCTCASAEELRDHKEGHIKKESLTWEGSEKPQELYACKLCSFVSEYPGHLMRHMKTHNAEKPYKCHYCSYATVQQGNLKRHILIHTGEKPFQCDECSYTCSRMENLKRHRQTHMEKASPGEGSSLAKSEKSFPCELCDFKARYPSILARHVKTHADVAEKVEGAQRNGPDIKPFKCDWCTYCSSSATSWKVHLQSHLDDETASQHQEESKAETAPKDFSCNLCDFITQYPDELMSHIKTHNMDSEHNDPQTPSAEVHTGKDSENIFSCKSCNFVTQYPNHFIMHMKTHMKTLSTSNSEYQCSHCNYSTKQSGNFKRHIQIHLGIKPYKCKKCSYASINFANLKRHLQTHIKQASDQTNPSSSNTFELFQKDIKTESEDDPCSQEEHLESDDMRPSCRNLKWKRQYKCSQCYYKSTELGNLNRHIRSHRGEKPFKCTQCDYASTQMVNVKRHLQTHTGKKPFQCPQCKLVCESREALKLHKQSHEASAVIKQEGESENSTGKEQKVFTCKLCSFASQYQSNLIRHMNIHNYKRPYKCSQCNYVSAQMGNLKRHMRNHLQSETFQCEQCNYSCASMTNLKRHARVHTSQSPAIE; from the coding sequence GTTCTGGTGGCTTGGAGTTTGCTGATGCGGGCGACAATGGTGATTTTCCCCCAAGCTGCAAAAGACTCAAGGTTGAAAAGGATTTCCAGACGGCTGCCCAAGCGGAATCTACTGCCAGGCCACCCAGCGCTTCCCGGGACAGTCGTGATGCCCCCTTTCCCCAGACGAACGGCTTTGTCAGTCAGTGTCATCTGGAAGCCAGCATGGAAGTTGCACTGGAAGAGGACTGTAGTCTTGAGGAATCTTCCTTGTACTGTGAAAGTCTCAGCCAAACCAAAGTACCGGGTGATGAGGAACTGTACAAATGTTCGTACTGCAGTTACACAGCTAAGCAGGCAGACAAATTGAAGCATCATTTCCTGATTCACGAAGGCCAGAAGGCTTCACGGTGTGTCAAAGAACCTGACCAGTCCCAGAGAAGGCCAGTCGAGTGCACTGGCTGTCACATTGCCTGCGATCATATGATAACCCCAGCTCAGCACGCGAGCCAGCCTTCAACAGAAATGAAGGACGGCACAGTTTCGAGGAAACCTGTGCCCTCGCAAACGGGTAATACCTCTGCTGCCATGGGAAGTGAGAAGAAATTTTACAACTGCTCGTATTGCAACTACACATCATCACTAATGGGGAATCTGCAGCGCCATATCCGCATTCACCTTGGAGAGAAGCCCTTCAAGTGCGACCAGTGTTACTATGCAACCGGCCAGTCAGGGAACCTGAAACGGCACAAGCTAATCCATACCCAGAAGAAGTCCTTCATCTGTAACCAGTGTGACTATGCTTCCGTCCAGATGGGTAATCTCAAACGACACATGCTGACGCACTCGAGGAAAAAGTGCTTCAAATGCGGCCAGTGTGAGTACGAAGGGGAAAGTATGGCTGATTTAATGAGGCACAAGCAAAACCACAAAGATGACAAAGGGTCAATGGACAATCCACAAGCAGACACAGTCGAGGTGAAGGAAAGTAGTGAGGAGAAGCCTTATAAATGTTTGTACTGTAGCTACGCCTCGCCGCTGCTGGGGAACCTGCAGCGACACACGCGTATCCACCTGGGGGAAAAGCCCTTTAAGTGTGACAAGTGCAGTTACTCCTCTTGTCAGATGGGGAACCTTAAACGCCACCTGCTGACGCACACACGTGAGAAGATGCTCAGCTGCCGGCACTGCGGCTACGTCTGCAGTAACGCAATGGATTTGAGGCAGCACAAGCAGATTCACGTTAAGGTCAAGCTGTCACCGGATGAGGTGAAACCTCCAGTGAGTGAGCAGAGTACGAGTGATTCAGTCCCATCCGAGCCGGCTGAAATGGGCGCCGGGGACAAAAAACCTTACAAGTGTTCGTATTGTGATTACACATCGTTATTGCTGGGGAATCTCCAAAGGCACACAAGAATTCATCTTGGAGAGAAACCCTTTAAGTGTGACCAGTGTGACTATGCAACCTACCAGTCTGGGCACCTCAAGAGACACAGACAAACTCATATGCACAAAAGGTCACTCAAGTGCCgcttgtgtgactgtgtctgtggtAACATGACGGAGCTTAAGCAACATCAACAAGAGCACACAACGAGCAGCGGAAGCGGGGAAAAGAAGCCTTATAAATGTACGTACTGTAATTACGTGTCGTCCTTGTCGGGGAATCTCCAGAGACACCTGCGCATTCACCTGGGAGAAAAACCCTTCAAGTGCGACCAGTGCGAATACGCGTCTCACCAGTCCGGAAACCTCAAGCGGCACCTATTAACGCACACGCGGCCCAAGTCCTTCAAGTGCGGCATCTGCTACTGTACGTGCGCCAGTGCAGAGGAGCTCAGGGACCATAAGGAGGGTCACATCAAGAAAGAATCACTGACGTGGGAGGGGAGTGAGAAGCCTCAGGAGCTTTATGCCTGTAAGCTGTGCAGTTTTGTCTCAGAGTATCCAGGTCATCTCATGAGGCACATGAAAACTCACAACGCAGAAAAGCCATACAAGTGTCACTATTGTTCGTATGCCACAGTACAACAGGGTAACCTCAAACGGCACATACTGatccacaccggggagaagccctTCCAGTGTGACGAGTGTAGTTACACCTGCAGCCGAATGGAGAATCTGAAACGGCACAGACAAACGCACATGGAGAAGGCCTCACCAGGCGAAGGCAGCAGTCTGGCAAAATCCGAGAAATCCTTTCCTTGTGAGCTGTGCGATTTTAAGGCGCGGTACCCCAGTATCCTTGCGAGGCACGTGAAAACTCACGCGGACGTGGCTGAGAAGGTGGAGGGTGCCCAGAGGAATGGCCCAGATATAAAGCCCTTCAAGTGTGACTGGTGCACTTATTGTAGCAGCAGTGCGACGAGCTGGAAAGTGCACTTACAGAGCCACCTGGACGATGAAACGGCATCGCAGCACCAGGAGGAAAGCAAGGCTGAAACTGCCCCGAAAGATTTCTCTTGCAACCTGTGTGACTTCATTACCCAGTACCCAGATGAGCTAATGAGCCACATTAAAACACACAACATGGACTCTGAACACAATGATCCCCAGACCCCTTCCGCTGAGGTACACACAGGTAAAGATAGTGAAAACATTTTCTCTTGTAAGTCGTGCAATTTTGTCACCCAGTACCCTAACCATTTCATAATGCACATGAAAACGCACATGAAAACTCTCAGCACTAGCAATAGTGAATACCAGTGTTCTCATTGCAACTACAGCACCAAGCAAAGTGGGAATTTCAAGCGTCACATCCAGATTCACTTGGGTATAAAACCATATAAATGTAAGAAGTGCAGCTATGCTTCAATTAACTTTGCAAACTTGAAGAGGCACTTACAGACCCATATCAAGCAAGCGTCTgaccaaactaatccctcctcaTCCAATACGTTTGAACTTTTCCAAAAGGACATAAAAACAGAGAGCGAGGATGATCCCTGCTCGCAGGAAGAACACCTTGAAAGTGATGACATGCGGCccagctgtagaaatttgaaaTGGAAGAGACAGTATAAATGCTCTCAGTGCTATTACAAAAGTACTGAGCTGGGAAACCTCAACAGACACATCAGGAGTCACAGAGGAGAAAAACCCTTTAAGTGCACTCAGTGCGATTATGCTTCCACCCAGATGGTCAACGTTAAGCGGCACCTTCAAACACACACAGGAAAGAAGCCCTTCCAGTGCCCCCAGTGCAAGCTTGTGTGTGAGAGCAGAGAGGCCCTTAAGCTCCACAAGCAGAGTCACGAGGCGAGTGCGGTGATAAAGCAGGAGGGGGAGAGTGAAAATAGCACTGGCAAAGAGCAGAAAGTCTTCACTTGCAAGTTGTGTAGCTTTGCCTCTCAGTATCAGAGCAACCTCATAAGACACATGAACATACACAACTATAAGAGGCCGTATAAATGTTCACAGTGTAACTACGTCTCTGCCCAGATGGGCAATCTGAAGCGACACATGAGGAACCACCTCCAGAGCGAAACCTTCCAGTGTGAGCAGTGCAACTATTCATGTGCTTCCATGACTAACCTCAAACGACACGCCAGGGTTCACACAAGTCAAAGTCCAGCCATAGAATAA